A portion of the Sulfurospirillum diekertiae genome contains these proteins:
- the rpiB gene encoding ribose 5-phosphate isomerase B, translated as MKFFIATDHAGIAIKPDVIALLNHMGHEVIDLGPFNDQRVDYPDYAHALCLEVLNNSATQGILICGSGIGMSLAANKHIGIRAALCHDAYTAEMARAHNDANVLCFGQRIVGLGVIESMLKAWCATSFEGGRHADRVKKIEL; from the coding sequence TTGAAGTTTTTTATCGCAACCGATCATGCAGGCATTGCCATCAAACCCGATGTCATTGCACTGTTAAACCATATGGGTCATGAAGTCATTGATCTTGGACCATTTAACGATCAACGTGTTGATTATCCTGATTATGCTCATGCACTTTGCCTTGAAGTTCTCAATAACAGTGCAACACAGGGAATTCTTATCTGTGGTTCAGGCATTGGTATGAGCTTGGCCGCCAATAAGCATATTGGTATTCGTGCAGCGCTTTGTCATGATGCGTATACAGCAGAAATGGCACGCGCACACAATGATGCGAATGTACTCTGTTTTGGTCAACGTATTGTTGGGCTAGGTGTTATTGAATCCATGCTCAAAGCATGGTGTGCTACCTCATTTGAAGGTGGCAGACACGCTGATCGTGTTAAGAAAATAGAGTTATGA
- a CDS encoding adenine phosphoribosyltransferase yields the protein MSHLSEADKIYLLNSVREIEDFPKPGIKFKDITTLLGDAKAFTLLIDHGDAKAFTLLIDHLVDRYSTMKIDYIAGIESRGFIFGAALAARLKTRFVPIRKPGKLPYTTISEKYSLEYGVDEVCIHIDAFSAITTSKPRVLLIDDLIATGGTATAAVNLINKAGAECVEACFVINLTFLQGDLDIKKTTSVYSVLEVF from the coding sequence ATGAGTCATTTAAGTGAAGCTGATAAAATTTATCTTTTAAATTCTGTTCGAGAAATTGAAGATTTCCCAAAACCTGGCATCAAATTTAAGGATATTACCACTCTTCTAGGCGATGCTAAAGCATTTACACTCTTGATTGACCATGGCGATGCTAAAGCATTTACACTCTTGATTGACCATTTGGTAGATCGTTATTCGACTATGAAAATTGATTATATTGCTGGTATCGAAAGCCGTGGATTTATCTTTGGGGCTGCATTAGCAGCACGCCTTAAAACACGTTTTGTTCCTATTCGAAAACCGGGCAAACTTCCCTACACAACGATCAGCGAAAAATACTCATTGGAGTATGGGGTTGATGAAGTTTGTATACACATCGACGCATTTTCAGCGATAACCACATCAAAACCAAGAGTGCTCCTAATCGACGACTTAATTGCAACAGGCGGTACAGCCACAGCTGCAGTCAATCTTATTAATAAAGCAGGAGCAGAATGTGTTGAAGCGTGCTTTGTGATCAACCTTACTTTTTTACAAGGGGATCTTGATATCAAAAAAACAACTTCTGTCTATTCTGTATTAGAGGTATTTTAA
- the lepB gene encoding signal peptidase I, which yields MKNLLNRFYHFSNSWTGTLIIVLFVIFFVAQAFVIPSGSMIKTLLIGDHLFVKKFVYGIPTPHLPWLEISVLPDFKGNGHLIEGNRPERGDIVVFRYPKDIKVHYVKRCVATEGDEILFQEKNLYIHFSEGDEYIKANYPAEKIKTIAGKLWVNNPYIEKFHGIHYDDSVDLFQQMVLHLGANQLFMKPAQVQELPSISGYGFNAFYAKVEKDNYFMMGDNRDHSNDSRFWGSVPYSLIVGKPWFIYFSWDDDYKIRWNRIGRFVESMQYDENFF from the coding sequence ATGAAAAATTTACTCAACCGTTTTTACCACTTTTCCAACAGCTGGACAGGTACACTTATTATTGTTTTATTTGTTATTTTTTTTGTCGCACAAGCCTTTGTTATTCCTAGTGGTTCGATGATTAAAACCCTTTTGATTGGTGATCATCTTTTTGTGAAAAAATTTGTTTATGGTATTCCAACACCGCATCTTCCTTGGCTTGAAATTTCTGTTTTGCCTGATTTTAAAGGCAATGGTCACCTCATTGAAGGAAATAGACCTGAGCGTGGAGACATCGTTGTTTTTCGCTATCCCAAAGATATCAAAGTCCATTATGTTAAACGTTGTGTCGCAACAGAAGGGGATGAAATTCTTTTCCAAGAGAAAAATCTCTACATCCACTTTAGCGAGGGTGATGAATATATTAAAGCAAACTATCCTGCTGAAAAAATCAAAACAATTGCCGGTAAACTTTGGGTCAATAACCCTTATATCGAAAAATTTCATGGCATTCACTATGATGACTCCGTTGATCTCTTTCAACAAATGGTACTGCACTTAGGGGCAAATCAACTTTTCATGAAACCTGCTCAAGTACAGGAACTTCCAAGTATTTCTGGCTATGGATTTAACGCTTTTTATGCCAAAGTAGAAAAAGATAACTATTTTATGATGGGCGATAACCGCGACCACTCTAACGATAGCCGTTTTTGGGGAAGTGTCCCTTATAGCCTCATTGTCGGAAAGCCTTGGTTTATCTATTTTTCATGGGATGATGACTATAAAATCAGATGGAACCGCATTGGTCGCTTTGTCGAATCCATGCAATACGATGAGAACTTTTTCTAA
- a CDS encoding site-2 protease family protein, whose translation MEVKIIEISATVLALMVAIIGHEIMHGYVAYRYGDTTAKYQGRLSINPIVHVDLLGTIIVPAVLFFSGAPFMFGWAKPVPIYIPTVIRNGGYKAAIYVSLAGIAYNFSLALLCAGMLSFLPDLRNASNFIEVFVIFFLIQSLIYNVVLGLFNLYPIPPLDGSHALTYLGIIFGWNALVRFYESLERYGMIILIVFIATPLSHYFFSSHSLRNWMVILTGFLWGVCFWNF comes from the coding sequence ATGGAAGTTAAAATTATTGAGATCAGTGCTACCGTTTTAGCTCTTATGGTAGCGATCATTGGTCATGAGATTATGCATGGATATGTCGCATATCGTTATGGTGACACTACGGCTAAATACCAAGGTCGTTTGAGTATCAACCCCATCGTTCACGTTGATCTTTTAGGAACAATCATTGTTCCAGCTGTCCTCTTTTTTAGTGGTGCTCCTTTTATGTTCGGTTGGGCAAAACCTGTACCGATTTATATACCCACCGTCATTAGAAATGGTGGCTATAAAGCGGCTATTTATGTCTCTTTAGCAGGTATTGCTTACAACTTCTCTCTAGCCCTTCTGTGCGCAGGCATGTTGAGTTTTTTACCTGATCTAAGAAATGCAAGTAACTTTATTGAAGTTTTTGTCATCTTTTTTTTAATCCAGTCACTGATTTACAACGTTGTTTTAGGGCTTTTCAATCTCTATCCCATTCCACCCTTAGATGGTTCACACGCCCTCACTTATCTTGGTATCATCTTTGGATGGAACGCGCTCGTGCGCTTTTATGAATCATTAGAGCGTTATGGCATGATCATTCTTATTGTTTTCATTGCAACACCCCTGTCACACTACTTTTTTTCTTCCCATTCGCTACGTAATTGGATGGTTATATTAACAGGCTTCCTATGGGGAGTCTGTTTTTGGAATTTCTAA